The proteins below come from a single Antennarius striatus isolate MH-2024 chromosome 18, ASM4005453v1, whole genome shotgun sequence genomic window:
- the ap1g2 gene encoding AP-1 complex subunit gamma-like 2 isoform X1 yields MSPSVPLQEMIRAIRSARTQCEERGVIQRECAAIRAQFRQSDNGGRSHNLAKLLYVHMLGYPAHFGQMECVRMIASPRYCEKRVGYLGAMMLLDEKQDASLLITNSIKNDLFHTNQYVQSLALCTLACMGSAEMCRDLAPEIDRLLRASNSYIKKKAALCAVHIVRKVQDLGEMFAPTARSLLAEKNHGVLHGAVVLITELCQRNPETLERFRKTVPDLVQIMKSLVISGYSPEHDVAGVSDPFLQVRILRLLRILGRNSESASDAMNDLLAQVATNTDSTKTVGNAVLYETVLTVLDIKSESGLRVLAVNILGRFLLNNDRNIRYIAMTSLQRIVGSDHNAVQRHRGTILDCLKDPDASVKRRALDLSLALVSPSNIRSMMKELLLFLSCCPPELKAQAASGIFNAAERYAPSQRWHIDTILHVLTTAGGDVRDETVPNLIQLITSASELHCYTVHKLYRALLDDISQQQPLVQVACWCIGEYGDLLLRGECQEAEPVQVAEDDVLDALEAVLQSHMSSPATRGFALTATMKLSTRITDNVDRIRSVVSIYGSCIDLELQQRAVEYNALFKKYDHMRAAVLERMPVIEKNSPGHADGESTGGVQPPRVQQGELLPAPQPPASKASDLLDLLGGSEEILQPSPMAVGGGLTHAPPTNAVGGDLLDLLGGFDPAPAAPAPAVAAVTVFKKDGVSLTLSCGKQSDTSLSVTLTACNASDADISGFTLQAAVPKSVQLLMKAPSGDSLPAHGAGQVTQTVVLDNPNKVNLKMRVRISYSSRGSAYQDTVQIDAFPGSQ; encoded by the exons atgtCTCCATCAGTGCCCCTGCAGGAGATGATCCGGGCAATCCGATCGGCCCGGACCCAGTGCGAGGAGCGGGGGGTCATCCAGCGGGAGTGCGCCGCCATCCGGGCTCAGTTCCGACAGTCCGACAACGGGGGCCGATCGCACAACCTGGCCAAGCTGCTCTACGTGCACATGCTGGGCTACCCCGCCCACTTCGGTCAG ATGGAATGTGTTCGGATGATAGCCAGCCCCCGCTACTGCGAGAAGCGTGTTGGCTACCTGGGGGCCATGATGCTGCTGGATGAGAAGCAGGACGCCAGTCTGCTCATCACCAACTCCATCAAGAA CGACCTGTTCCACACTAACCAGTACGTCCAGTCTCTGGCCCTCTGCACGTTGGCCTGCATGGGTTCAGCTGAGATGTGTCGAGATCTGGCTCCAGAGATCGACCGGCTGCTCCGCGCCTCCAACTCCTACATCAAGAAGAAG GCCGCTCTGTGCGCCGTCCACATCGTGAGGAAGGTCCAGGATCTGGGGGAGATGTTCGCCCCCACGGCTCGCTCCCTCCTGGCCGAGAAGAACCACG gtgtgttaCACGGCGCTGTGGTGCTGATCACCGAACTCTGCCAGCGCAACCCGGAGACGCTGGAGCGCTTCAGGAAG ACGGTGCCGGATCTGGTCCAGATCATGAAGAGCCTGGTGATTTCTGGGTATTCTCCAGAGCACGACGTGGCCGGGGTCAGCGACCCCTTCCttcag gttcGCATATTGCGGTTGCTGCGGATCCTCGGGCGCAACAGCGAGTCGGCGAGCGACGCCATGAACGACCTCCTGGCTCAG GTGGCGACCAACACGGACAGCACCAAGACGGTCGGGAACGCCGTTCTGTACGAGACGGTCCTCACCGTGCTGGACATCAAGTCGGAGAGCGGCCTGAGG GTTCTGGCCGTCAACATCCTGGGGAGGTTCCTCCTGAACAACGACAGGAACATCCG ctacATCGCCATGACGTCCCTCCAGAGGATCGTGGGTTCGGACCACAATGCAGTGCAGCGCCACCGGGGGACCATCCTGGACTGCCTGAAGGACCCGGACGCCTCCGTCAAGCG ccgggCGCTGGACCTGTCCCTGGCGCTGGTGTCCCCCTCCAACATCCGCTCCATGATGAAggagctgctcctcttcctctcctgctgccCCCCCGAGCTCAAGGCCCAGGCAGCCAGCGGCATCTTCAACGCCGCCGAgag gtATGCGCCGTCCCAGCGTTGGCACATTGACACCATCCTGCATGTCCTCACCACG GCAGGGGGCGACGTTCGTGACGAGACGGTGCCCAACCTGATCCAGCTCATCACCAGCGCCTCGGAGCTGCACTGCTACACGGTGCACAAGCTGTACCGCGCCCTGCTGGACGACATCTCTCAG CAGCAGCCGCTGGTGCAGGTGGCCTGCTGGTGCATCGGCGAGTACGGCGACCTGCTGCTGAGGGGCGAGtgtcaggaggcggagcctgtgCAG GTCGCCGAGGACGACGTCCTGGACGCTCTGGAGGCGGTCCTACAGTCACACATGTCGTCCCCGGCAACCAGGGGGTTCGCCCTCACCGCCACCATGAAGCTGAGCACACGCATCACTGACAACGTGGA CCGCATCCGCAGCGTCGTCAGCATCTACGGCAGCTGCATCGACCTGGAGCTCCAGCAGAGGGCGGTGGAGTACAACGCGCTGTTTAAGAAGTACGACCACATGAG GGCGGCGGTGTTGGAGCGGATGCCCGTCATCGAGAAGAACTCCCCGGGTCACGCCGACGGAGAGTCGACGGGGGGGGTCCAGCCCCCCCgtgtccagcagggggagctgcTGCCGGCCCCCCAGCCCCCCGCTAGTAAG GCGTCTGACCTGCTGGACCTGCTGGGGGGGTCGGAGGAGATCCTGCAGCCCAGCCCgatggcggtgggggggggccTGACACACGCCCCGCCCACCAACGCCGTTGGGGGGGACCTCCTGGATCTGTTGGGCGGGTTCGATCCCGCCCCCGCCGCACCAG CTCCTGCGGTTGCCGCGGTGACGGTGTTCAAGAAGGATGGCGTCAGCCTGACGCTCAGCTGTGGGAAACAGTCGGACACCAGCCTGTCGGTCACGCTGACTGCCTGCAACGCGTCCGACGCCGACATCAGCGGCTTCACGCTGCAGGCCGCCGTGCCCAAG AGTGTCCAGTTGCTCATGAAGGCCCCCAGCGGCGACTCGCTTCCGGCGCACGGCGCGGGTCAGGTGACCCAGACGGTCGTCCTTGACAACCCGAACAAG gtGAACCTGAAGATGAGGGTCCGTATCTCCTACAGCAGCCGCGGATCGGCCTATCAGGACACCGTCCAGATCGACGCCTTCCCTGGCAGCCAATGA
- the ap1g2 gene encoding AP-1 complex subunit gamma-like 2 isoform X2 — translation MSPSVPLQEMIRAIRSARTQCEERGVIQRECAAIRAQFRQSDNGGRSHNLAKLLYVHMLGYPAHFGQMECVRMIASPRYCEKRVGYLGAMMLLDEKQDASLLITNSIKNDLFHTNQYVQSLALCTLACMGSAEMCRDLAPEIDRLLRASNSYIKKKAALCAVHIVRKVQDLGEMFAPTARSLLAEKNHGVLHGAVVLITELCQRNPETLERFRKTVPDLVQIMKSLVISGYSPEHDVAGVSDPFLQVRILRLLRILGRNSESASDAMNDLLAQVATNTDSTKTVGNAVLYETVLTVLDIKSESGLRVLAVNILGRFLLNNDRNIRYIAMTSLQRIVGSDHNAVQRHRGTILDCLKDPDASVKRRALDLSLALVSPSNIRSMMKELLLFLSCCPPELKAQAASGIFNAAERYAPSQRWHIDTILHVLTTAGGDVRDETVPNLIQLITSASELHCYTVHKLYRALLDDISQQPLVQVACWCIGEYGDLLLRGECQEAEPVQVAEDDVLDALEAVLQSHMSSPATRGFALTATMKLSTRITDNVDRIRSVVSIYGSCIDLELQQRAVEYNALFKKYDHMRAAVLERMPVIEKNSPGHADGESTGGVQPPRVQQGELLPAPQPPASKASDLLDLLGGSEEILQPSPMAVGGGLTHAPPTNAVGGDLLDLLGGFDPAPAAPAPAVAAVTVFKKDGVSLTLSCGKQSDTSLSVTLTACNASDADISGFTLQAAVPKSVQLLMKAPSGDSLPAHGAGQVTQTVVLDNPNKVNLKMRVRISYSSRGSAYQDTVQIDAFPGSQ, via the exons atgtCTCCATCAGTGCCCCTGCAGGAGATGATCCGGGCAATCCGATCGGCCCGGACCCAGTGCGAGGAGCGGGGGGTCATCCAGCGGGAGTGCGCCGCCATCCGGGCTCAGTTCCGACAGTCCGACAACGGGGGCCGATCGCACAACCTGGCCAAGCTGCTCTACGTGCACATGCTGGGCTACCCCGCCCACTTCGGTCAG ATGGAATGTGTTCGGATGATAGCCAGCCCCCGCTACTGCGAGAAGCGTGTTGGCTACCTGGGGGCCATGATGCTGCTGGATGAGAAGCAGGACGCCAGTCTGCTCATCACCAACTCCATCAAGAA CGACCTGTTCCACACTAACCAGTACGTCCAGTCTCTGGCCCTCTGCACGTTGGCCTGCATGGGTTCAGCTGAGATGTGTCGAGATCTGGCTCCAGAGATCGACCGGCTGCTCCGCGCCTCCAACTCCTACATCAAGAAGAAG GCCGCTCTGTGCGCCGTCCACATCGTGAGGAAGGTCCAGGATCTGGGGGAGATGTTCGCCCCCACGGCTCGCTCCCTCCTGGCCGAGAAGAACCACG gtgtgttaCACGGCGCTGTGGTGCTGATCACCGAACTCTGCCAGCGCAACCCGGAGACGCTGGAGCGCTTCAGGAAG ACGGTGCCGGATCTGGTCCAGATCATGAAGAGCCTGGTGATTTCTGGGTATTCTCCAGAGCACGACGTGGCCGGGGTCAGCGACCCCTTCCttcag gttcGCATATTGCGGTTGCTGCGGATCCTCGGGCGCAACAGCGAGTCGGCGAGCGACGCCATGAACGACCTCCTGGCTCAG GTGGCGACCAACACGGACAGCACCAAGACGGTCGGGAACGCCGTTCTGTACGAGACGGTCCTCACCGTGCTGGACATCAAGTCGGAGAGCGGCCTGAGG GTTCTGGCCGTCAACATCCTGGGGAGGTTCCTCCTGAACAACGACAGGAACATCCG ctacATCGCCATGACGTCCCTCCAGAGGATCGTGGGTTCGGACCACAATGCAGTGCAGCGCCACCGGGGGACCATCCTGGACTGCCTGAAGGACCCGGACGCCTCCGTCAAGCG ccgggCGCTGGACCTGTCCCTGGCGCTGGTGTCCCCCTCCAACATCCGCTCCATGATGAAggagctgctcctcttcctctcctgctgccCCCCCGAGCTCAAGGCCCAGGCAGCCAGCGGCATCTTCAACGCCGCCGAgag gtATGCGCCGTCCCAGCGTTGGCACATTGACACCATCCTGCATGTCCTCACCACG GCAGGGGGCGACGTTCGTGACGAGACGGTGCCCAACCTGATCCAGCTCATCACCAGCGCCTCGGAGCTGCACTGCTACACGGTGCACAAGCTGTACCGCGCCCTGCTGGACGACATCTCTCAG CAGCCGCTGGTGCAGGTGGCCTGCTGGTGCATCGGCGAGTACGGCGACCTGCTGCTGAGGGGCGAGtgtcaggaggcggagcctgtgCAG GTCGCCGAGGACGACGTCCTGGACGCTCTGGAGGCGGTCCTACAGTCACACATGTCGTCCCCGGCAACCAGGGGGTTCGCCCTCACCGCCACCATGAAGCTGAGCACACGCATCACTGACAACGTGGA CCGCATCCGCAGCGTCGTCAGCATCTACGGCAGCTGCATCGACCTGGAGCTCCAGCAGAGGGCGGTGGAGTACAACGCGCTGTTTAAGAAGTACGACCACATGAG GGCGGCGGTGTTGGAGCGGATGCCCGTCATCGAGAAGAACTCCCCGGGTCACGCCGACGGAGAGTCGACGGGGGGGGTCCAGCCCCCCCgtgtccagcagggggagctgcTGCCGGCCCCCCAGCCCCCCGCTAGTAAG GCGTCTGACCTGCTGGACCTGCTGGGGGGGTCGGAGGAGATCCTGCAGCCCAGCCCgatggcggtgggggggggccTGACACACGCCCCGCCCACCAACGCCGTTGGGGGGGACCTCCTGGATCTGTTGGGCGGGTTCGATCCCGCCCCCGCCGCACCAG CTCCTGCGGTTGCCGCGGTGACGGTGTTCAAGAAGGATGGCGTCAGCCTGACGCTCAGCTGTGGGAAACAGTCGGACACCAGCCTGTCGGTCACGCTGACTGCCTGCAACGCGTCCGACGCCGACATCAGCGGCTTCACGCTGCAGGCCGCCGTGCCCAAG AGTGTCCAGTTGCTCATGAAGGCCCCCAGCGGCGACTCGCTTCCGGCGCACGGCGCGGGTCAGGTGACCCAGACGGTCGTCCTTGACAACCCGAACAAG gtGAACCTGAAGATGAGGGTCCGTATCTCCTACAGCAGCCGCGGATCGGCCTATCAGGACACCGTCCAGATCGACGCCTTCCCTGGCAGCCAATGA
- the ap1g2 gene encoding AP-1 complex subunit gamma-like 2 isoform X3: MGSAEMCRDLAPEIDRLLRASNSYIKKKAALCAVHIVRKVQDLGEMFAPTARSLLAEKNHGVLHGAVVLITELCQRNPETLERFRKTVPDLVQIMKSLVISGYSPEHDVAGVSDPFLQVRILRLLRILGRNSESASDAMNDLLAQVATNTDSTKTVGNAVLYETVLTVLDIKSESGLRVLAVNILGRFLLNNDRNIRYIAMTSLQRIVGSDHNAVQRHRGTILDCLKDPDASVKRRALDLSLALVSPSNIRSMMKELLLFLSCCPPELKAQAASGIFNAAERYAPSQRWHIDTILHVLTTAGGDVRDETVPNLIQLITSASELHCYTVHKLYRALLDDISQQQPLVQVACWCIGEYGDLLLRGECQEAEPVQVAEDDVLDALEAVLQSHMSSPATRGFALTATMKLSTRITDNVDRIRSVVSIYGSCIDLELQQRAVEYNALFKKYDHMRAAVLERMPVIEKNSPGHADGESTGGVQPPRVQQGELLPAPQPPASKASDLLDLLGGSEEILQPSPMAVGGGLTHAPPTNAVGGDLLDLLGGFDPAPAAPAPAVAAVTVFKKDGVSLTLSCGKQSDTSLSVTLTACNASDADISGFTLQAAVPKSVQLLMKAPSGDSLPAHGAGQVTQTVVLDNPNKVNLKMRVRISYSSRGSAYQDTVQIDAFPGSQ, from the exons ATGGGTTCAGCTGAGATGTGTCGAGATCTGGCTCCAGAGATCGACCGGCTGCTCCGCGCCTCCAACTCCTACATCAAGAAGAAG GCCGCTCTGTGCGCCGTCCACATCGTGAGGAAGGTCCAGGATCTGGGGGAGATGTTCGCCCCCACGGCTCGCTCCCTCCTGGCCGAGAAGAACCACG gtgtgttaCACGGCGCTGTGGTGCTGATCACCGAACTCTGCCAGCGCAACCCGGAGACGCTGGAGCGCTTCAGGAAG ACGGTGCCGGATCTGGTCCAGATCATGAAGAGCCTGGTGATTTCTGGGTATTCTCCAGAGCACGACGTGGCCGGGGTCAGCGACCCCTTCCttcag gttcGCATATTGCGGTTGCTGCGGATCCTCGGGCGCAACAGCGAGTCGGCGAGCGACGCCATGAACGACCTCCTGGCTCAG GTGGCGACCAACACGGACAGCACCAAGACGGTCGGGAACGCCGTTCTGTACGAGACGGTCCTCACCGTGCTGGACATCAAGTCGGAGAGCGGCCTGAGG GTTCTGGCCGTCAACATCCTGGGGAGGTTCCTCCTGAACAACGACAGGAACATCCG ctacATCGCCATGACGTCCCTCCAGAGGATCGTGGGTTCGGACCACAATGCAGTGCAGCGCCACCGGGGGACCATCCTGGACTGCCTGAAGGACCCGGACGCCTCCGTCAAGCG ccgggCGCTGGACCTGTCCCTGGCGCTGGTGTCCCCCTCCAACATCCGCTCCATGATGAAggagctgctcctcttcctctcctgctgccCCCCCGAGCTCAAGGCCCAGGCAGCCAGCGGCATCTTCAACGCCGCCGAgag gtATGCGCCGTCCCAGCGTTGGCACATTGACACCATCCTGCATGTCCTCACCACG GCAGGGGGCGACGTTCGTGACGAGACGGTGCCCAACCTGATCCAGCTCATCACCAGCGCCTCGGAGCTGCACTGCTACACGGTGCACAAGCTGTACCGCGCCCTGCTGGACGACATCTCTCAG CAGCAGCCGCTGGTGCAGGTGGCCTGCTGGTGCATCGGCGAGTACGGCGACCTGCTGCTGAGGGGCGAGtgtcaggaggcggagcctgtgCAG GTCGCCGAGGACGACGTCCTGGACGCTCTGGAGGCGGTCCTACAGTCACACATGTCGTCCCCGGCAACCAGGGGGTTCGCCCTCACCGCCACCATGAAGCTGAGCACACGCATCACTGACAACGTGGA CCGCATCCGCAGCGTCGTCAGCATCTACGGCAGCTGCATCGACCTGGAGCTCCAGCAGAGGGCGGTGGAGTACAACGCGCTGTTTAAGAAGTACGACCACATGAG GGCGGCGGTGTTGGAGCGGATGCCCGTCATCGAGAAGAACTCCCCGGGTCACGCCGACGGAGAGTCGACGGGGGGGGTCCAGCCCCCCCgtgtccagcagggggagctgcTGCCGGCCCCCCAGCCCCCCGCTAGTAAG GCGTCTGACCTGCTGGACCTGCTGGGGGGGTCGGAGGAGATCCTGCAGCCCAGCCCgatggcggtgggggggggccTGACACACGCCCCGCCCACCAACGCCGTTGGGGGGGACCTCCTGGATCTGTTGGGCGGGTTCGATCCCGCCCCCGCCGCACCAG CTCCTGCGGTTGCCGCGGTGACGGTGTTCAAGAAGGATGGCGTCAGCCTGACGCTCAGCTGTGGGAAACAGTCGGACACCAGCCTGTCGGTCACGCTGACTGCCTGCAACGCGTCCGACGCCGACATCAGCGGCTTCACGCTGCAGGCCGCCGTGCCCAAG AGTGTCCAGTTGCTCATGAAGGCCCCCAGCGGCGACTCGCTTCCGGCGCACGGCGCGGGTCAGGTGACCCAGACGGTCGTCCTTGACAACCCGAACAAG gtGAACCTGAAGATGAGGGTCCGTATCTCCTACAGCAGCCGCGGATCGGCCTATCAGGACACCGTCCAGATCGACGCCTTCCCTGGCAGCCAATGA
- the nedd8l gene encoding NEDD8, producing MLIKVKTLTGKEIEIDIEPTDKVERIKERVEEKEGIPPQQQRLIYSGKQMNDEKTAADYKIQGGSVLHLVLALRGGSWSHRPRRRRRRSSL from the exons ATGCTGATTAAAGTCAAG aCGCTCACTGGAAAAGAGATCGAAATCGACATCGAGCCCACAGACAAG gtggagcGAATCAAAGAgcgggtggaggagaaggaagggaTCCCCCCGCAGCAGCAGAGGCTGATCTACAGCGGCAAACAGAT gaACGACGAGAAGACGGCTGCGGACTACAAGATCCAGGGCGGCTCCGTCCTCCATCTGGTCTTGGCCCTCAGGGGCGGCTCCTGGAGCCACCGGCCCCGCAGACGCCGTCGCCGCTCCTCGTTGTGA
- the zp3f.2 gene encoding zona pellucida glycoprotein 3f, tandem duplicate 2, with protein sequence MLTHLHLSVILLAICAPAGANPDITVKCLEDSVRIWWRIGSRLVPQAARLFLGSCMPTKLKVLPGGGGEVFFNQPFTKCKFKRLIKGKHIVYQNEVTFRPRPRSKPAAYKHPIKCVYKRPEGWVPPFLNPGSGVSEGRGELVFHMALLDERLAATAKTNVIPPGSFMSIWAAVEQKSHQPLLLLMDECVAAATPALRPDSRVYPIISNKGCLLDSRRGNSGFLPRRHSSSLILHLQSFKFPLGDEVYIHCKLVAWDPGALHEGRKVCHYLKEAGRWELLDDPSRSSVCSCCDGTCSSRPRGTPGQEPRSFSHRSVLGPLAVVDPPLQLD encoded by the exons ATGCTGACCCATCTCCACCTGAGTGTGATCCTATTGGCTATCTGCGCACCTGCTGGCGCGAACCCAG ATATCACGGTCAAGTGTCTGGAGGATTCGGTTCGGATCTGGTGGAGGATCGGCTCAAGGCTGGTGCCTCAAGCGGCCCGTCTGTTCCTGGGGAGCTGCATGCCCACCAAGCTGAAGGTTCTGCCCGGTGGAGGCGGGGAGGTGTTCTTCAACCAGCCCTTCACCAAGTGCAAATTTAAAAGACTG ATTAAAGGGAAACACATCGTCTATCAGAACGAGGTGACCTTCAGGCCTAGACCCCGCTCCAAACCCGCCGCCTACAAACATCCCATCAAATGTGTCTACAAAAG GCCTGAAGGTTGGGTCCCACCGTTCCTGAACCCCGGCTCGGGTGTCTCTGAAGGTCGCGGCGAGCTCGTCTTCCACATGGCGCTCCTGGACG AGCGATTAGCAGCGACGGCGAAGACCAACGTCATCCCGCCGGGTTCCTTCATGTCCATCTGGGCCGCAGTGGAGCAGAAGTCCCATCAGcccttgctgctgctgatggacgAATGCGTGGCGGCCGCTACGCCGGCGCTGCGGCCCGACAGCCGGGTTTACCCAATCATCAGCAACAAGGG ATGTCTTCTAGACAGCAGGAGAGGAAACTCAGGATTCCTCCCCCGTCGCCACTCGTCTTCTCTCATCCTCCACCTGCAGTCCTTCAAGTTTCCCCTTGGAGATGAG GTGTACATCCACTGTAAGCTGGTGGCGTGGGACCCCGGCGCTCTGCATGAAGGGAGGAAGGTCTGCCATTACCTGAAGGAAGCCGGGAG GTGGGAACTGTTGGACGACCCGTCCCGGAGCTCCGTCTGCAGCTGCTGCGATGGGACCTGCTCGTCCCGCCCCAGAGGAACACCAGGACAGG AACCCCGAAGCTTCAGTCACAGATCGGTGCTGGGACCGCTGGCCGTCGTGGATCCGCCGCTGCAACTCGACTGA
- the LOC137612244 gene encoding zona pellucida sperm-binding protein 3-like: protein MNLDCGPDSVTLVWTETRAQANTSLFRLGSCFPTSLSAREAVFTVDFSDCSFSRMVTGDKLTYANDLIYVSPPDSPIPSFTRPVACVYDRPKDWFPVIYEPVFDTYGQGDLVFHIGLMNGNFSGPAESASFPLGSMIPIMASVAQKSHQPLLLLLEECVAASTPELQPESSVYPIITNKGCLMDSKVSRTKFEPRLKFSEIHLLLQAFRFAEGEEVFLHCRLVAWDPDSLDHTRKACHYDQQQGWELLDDPANSHLCDCCESSCRSRRTRSTSAGKHEQKAILGPLTITMNS from the exons atgaacctggactgtggaCCTGATTCTGTGACGCTGGTGTGGACGGAGACCAGAGCCCAGGCCAACACCTCGCTCTTCCGTCTGGGCAGCTGCTTCCCCACAAGTCTGTCGGCCAGAGAAGCTGTTTTCACCGTGGACTTCAGCGACTGCAGCTTCAGCAGGATG GTCACTGGGGACAAGTTAACGTACGCCAACGATCTGATCTACGTTTCCCCTCCGGATTCCCCCATCCCCTCCTTCACTCGTCCAGTTGCCTGCGTCTACGACAG GCCCAAAGACTGGTTCCCTGTCATCTACGAGCCGGTGTTTGACACGTACGGGCAGGGCGATCTGGTGTTCCACATCGGACTCATGAATG GAAACTTCTCTGGTCCTGCTGAGTCGGCGAGCTTCCCTCTGGGCTCCATGATCCCCATCATGGCCAGCGTGGCGCAGAAGTCCCATCAGCCTTTGCTGCTGCTCCTAGAGGAATGTGTAGCGGCTTCCACGCCAGAGCTTCAGCCTGAAAGCAGTGTATATCCCATAATCACCAACAAAGG ATGTCTTATGGACAGTAAAGTATCACGAACAAAATTTGAGCCAAGACTAAAGTTCTCAGAGATTCATCTCTTGCTTCAGGCCTTCAGGTTTGCTGAAGGAGAAGAG GTGTTCCTCCACTGCAGACTGGTGGCGTGGGATCCCGATAGTCTTGACCACACCAGGAAGGCCTGCCACTACGACCAGCAGCAGGG CTGGGAGCTGCTGGACGACCCTGCTAACAGTCATCTGTGTGACTGCTGTGAGTCCAGCTGTAGGTCCAGGAGGACGAGGAGCACATCAGCAG GGAAACATGAACAGAAAGCCATCCTTGGACCGCTGACCATCACTATGAACTCCTGA
- the LOC137612374 gene encoding LOW QUALITY PROTEIN: RING finger protein 212B-like (The sequence of the model RefSeq protein was modified relative to this genomic sequence to represent the inferred CDS: substituted 1 base at 1 genomic stop codon): protein MEWLHCNQCFTRRGSKFAVSSCSHIFCDACIISQQCRVCGARCSYLPITDEMKPQEKMFFMEPMKLIQSRLECIMQTACFQQTQMERVTAHFRRKSAELERRLKEVTEQAYRXCYNPPMFLWRRVNRSADSDASLPASVPIRQLSEMRRENAELKKHLSEMSRDMAELKKPLSQRRVCSEQNVHDGKTNTEGGSRSTEVVISSRAQRTPLPVAITSPVTPQSRTVSHFGSAELPGWVRDLGPSLSSHTVSLIFMMPSVLTSSHPRSQRNTVVLPDSYEVRNAFRIKRCLTLQDMSLFVSAVLRIRQTPNAYQFPFMSGLSIQSPRR, encoded by the exons ATGGAATGGCTTCACTGCAACCAGTGCTTCACCAGGAGAGGGTCAAAGTTCGCCGTCTCCAGCTGCAGCCACATCTTCTGTGACGCATGCATTATATCCC AGCAGTGCCGGGTGTGTGGAGCCAGATGCAGCTATCTGCCCATCACAGATGAG ATGAAGCCCCAGGAAAAGATGTTCTTCATGGAGCCGATGAAGCTGATTCAGTCACGGCTGGAGTGCATCATGCAG ACGGCGTGTTTCCAGCAAACACAGATGGAGAGAGTCACGGCGCACTTCAGGCGTAAGTCAGCGGAACTGGAGCGGCGCCTGAAGGAGGTGACGGAACAGGCTTACAGGTGATGTTACAATCCGCCGATGTTCCTCTGGCGACGCGTGAATCGAAGCGCCGACAGTGACGCTTCTCTTCCCGCATCTGTTCCCATCAGGCAACTGTCggagatgaggagagagaaCGCCGAGTTGAAGAAGCATCTTTCAGAGATGAGCAGAGACATGGCCGAGCTGAAGAAGCCACTTTCACAGAGGAGGGTGTGTAGTGAACAAAATGTTCATGATggtaaaacaaatacagaa GGTGGCTCCAGATCGACGG AAGTTGTGATTTCCAGTCGGGCTCAGAGGACGCCGCTCCCAGTGGCGATCACCTCCCCGG ttACCCCTCAATCAAGAACAGTGAG TCACTTTGGCTCAGCAGAGCTTCCAGGATGGGTTCGAGACCTGGGGCCCAGTTTGTCCTCCCACACAGTGAgtctcatttttat GATGCCTTCTGTCCTAACGTCCTCTCACCCCCGTTCTCAAAGGAACACCGTCGTCCTTCCCGACTCCTACGAGGTGAGAAATGCTTTCCGGATTAAACGCTGCCTCACACTTCAGGATATGAGTCTGTTTGTTTCCGCTGTCCTCAGAATTCGCCAGACTCCCAACGCATACCAGTTCCCATTTATGAGCGGATTATCAATCCAGTCACCCAGACGCTGA